gggcaggggcaggtgcCCGCGTTCCTCATGTGCAGCACCATCTTCTTGGTGTCCTTGCGCTTGAGCGGGCCCAGCTTCAGCACCTTCTTCTTCTGGGCAGCCACCAGCCGCCGCTCCCCGTTCTCCTCTGTCATCTCCTTGATGCGCATCTTCACCACTgtgtggggcagccatggggcacagttgggggtgtgtgtgtataaaactgctctggggtgctgctgggggggggtctgggctaGGCACCTGTGCAGGACAGGGTGCAGCCTGTCCCTGGGGTGGGACCCAGAAGAAAGGGTGCTGGGGAATTTACTGTGTAGGGAGGGGAAGGGCCTGTTGGTGGGGGGTTTCAGCAGAGGTCCACACTGACCCTCCCAAATATCCCATTCTGCCTATCCCCCCACTGATGTCTTCTTGTGTGGTGCACCCATCCCATGCACCCAGGGTCCAAGGAGATGGCTCGCGGGGTCTCCCATGGGATGTCCCTGGAAAGACATGCCCTCTGGCCGACCCTTGCCTGGGCTGTcagagctgggggagggcagcCCCTTGTCCAGGGGGGACTGGGAAGGGGACACCAGCACTCACCAAAGTCACTGGAGCACATCTGCTCCATCATGCCATCCGCCTTGTGCTCCATCTCGCACTGGGTGCAGATCTTGGACACTGTGGTGAGAGACCAGCCACTGTCACAGCTCGCTGATGCCTGTCACCTGGGCCAACTCTGTGGGGATATGCTGGgagagccctggcagcccccctgctccctgggcagctgtgccggggtgatgctgggggcaCAGAGCCCCTCACTGGCTGATgtcccagcacccccctgccccccccgtaGGGATGGCATATGGGGACACCCCCTGTCCAGCTGCCAGTGCTTtggggcacagcagcagcagcagtgagggTGGCCCCCGCCTGAAGGGTGTCACAGCCCTGTTCCTGACCTTGGCTGCCTTTGGGTGatgtcccctcccctgcctaAAGGGACAGCCACCCTGTGACAGCAGCATGGGGCCCATACCCACGGATGCAGGATGCTCTTTGCTGCTGGGATGGGACACAGCGAGAGGAGAGGGACACAGCTCTGCCATGggtcccccagcagctcccacctcaTCCCGTGTTCACCCCCAGTGCTGCTCCCGTGGCTGCTCCgctctcccctgccctggggcagccctgtgcaggcagctgggtgCCCAGCTCCACTGGGACCAGGGTGCCTGGCTCCCTGGACAGCAAGGGATGCCCAGCCAAAGCAGCTGATGCTGCTGGTACTATGCCCACTTGTGCCCTGCGGCAGACAGAGGGTCCTTGGCCAGTGCCAGCACCCCAGGCACTGCTTTGAGGGGTGCAAAGGTGGAGGTGCAGATGCTCCGCAGGAGGACCCTGCATGGGGCTCCCCAGCAACATGGGGACATACTGCTGGCAGGTGCCCTGCAtgcatccccatcccactgcagtgCCCCTCCTGCTTACCTGGCGGTGGGGTGACCTTACTGTTCCCGAACTGGACGGCAATGCAGAGCTCGTGGTCAGAGGGAAACTTGCCACAGTGCAGCATCTCGGGCCAGGGGAAGCCGTAGGACTCCATGACGGGGGCGCAGGAGTCACGCACCACCTCGCAGAGGGAGCGGCAGGGGTAGACGGGCCGGTCGAGGCAGACGGGGGCGaagagggagcagaggaagagctgggTGTCGGTGTGGCACTGCTTGGCGAGCAGGGGCACCCAGCTgctggcctgctgcttggcctcGGCCATGGTCTCATGCTCCAGCAGGTTGGGCAGCCGCATGCGCTTGTAGCCCACGTCGCGACAGAGCTGCATGTCGGGCGGGATGTCGAGGCACTGCGGCTCCCGCCCGTAGAAGCGCCCGTGGGGCAGGCTCTCGGGCTGCCAGCCGTAGTAGTCGTAgtgctgcccgccgccgggggaCCCCGCCAGCGCCAGcgccagggccagcagcgccGAGCCCCGGACCCCCggggggccgcccgcccgccgcatCGCCGCcgccctcctgccgccgccgccggccgtgCCTGCCgagcgggacgggacgggacgggacgggagcgCGGTCGGGcgcgctgcctcctgcccttgGCGCCTCCCACGCCCGCAGCCCTTTCTAAGGAGCCCGGGGAGGCCTCGCCGGCAGCCAATGTGCTCCGGCTGACGGCGCCCCCGCCCTCGCCCCCCGACCCGCGGctggcccccccccggccacccggCTGCCGCTTGCCCTCCCGCCCCGCTGCCCCAGACTTTCCCCCCTGCGGTGGCCGGCTGGGTGtcacctgcaggcagctcccccaCAAGCTCCCCCCGGCTCTGTGTGTCGCTGGGGCAATGCCCCCTGGACGGGCTGGCTCGCCTGGGGCGGCAGTGTTGTAGACACAAGGTGCCCCTGTTATCCAccagcccctctgtccccatcccacctggcACCCCAAAGGCACACCCTGGCATGGGGCAGGAGCCTCTGGTTCCTATCctatgtgtcccccccccgccatggtcTCCTGTGCCCCATGGGGTATGGGTTTGGGGGTGCTTggggggatggaggagcaggacaCCCCAGCGGCTTCATACTGCAGcactggggggcagcaggggcacaAGCTCATGCCAGGTACCATGTGTGGCATCGATACCAAGGTGATATCATGGGCATGGGGTCCTTATTCCTCGTGGAGAGCCCGGGGCAGCCCATGgtctgctgggcacaggcagagctggggttACACCTCCCAGCAAAGGGCTTGCACCCCGGCTCTGCTGGTGCCTTggacacaggcagagctggagcccgAGCATGGTGAgggagggcagcgctggggccaCATTCCCCCATCCCCTTGGAGACAGGCTGGGCTGAGGGGTGCAAGGCTCAAGACCCCATTAGAAACCCGTTTGTCTGTGAGGGTTATCTGGGGcaccccctccccttcccgcGATCGATGCCCCTGCCCGGCCAGCGGGCTCTGGGCTGCCTCTGGCCCCTGCTCACCGGATAAGGCGGCTCTGTTAATGGGCGACAGAGCAAACAGCCTGGTGCAGGCAGGTGATAGCAGTTGCCCTTTGCACAGGGCTGGgagtggggactgtccccccagccccagtgggATCCATCTGCTTTTGGGCCATGCTGGAAACTTCACCTGCATGTCCTGCTcttgcctgcagcctgcctgccctccccatgcCCTCCATGCTGGGCACAGCGCCTGGCATCGCATCGCCCAGGGATACTCGCTGCTGGACCAATGGTGGCCTGAGCTCATCCCGCTGTGGCCAAGCTCCGGAGATGGCACCATTAATGTGTAACGGCCAGGGAGCACGATAAGATAGAGTGGTGCTTTATCGGGGCTGCCCGGTAGCAGGAGGGAGGGTGCCAGAGGCATCAGGCTGTCACAGGAGGACTGAGATTGCCTGGAGATAAATGCTGGTAGAAAATAACTAATCCATGATGGATGGGCCAGGGCAGGGCGGCCGGGGAGCTCGGCTAATTGCcatgggagctgggctggggccggTGAGACCTGGGAGCCAGAGCAGGGaggtggaggcagagggaggctgCATGTACGGACGGAGCTGCCAGTGTGCGGGATGCCGAGCACACCTTGCCCTGCGGGTGTGCAGTGTcctggggctgtccctgtggCACCGCCAGCACTGGTGCTGCCCTGCTCTTGGCCATGGACCAGTTGCTCTCCCCACCTGTCCTGTCCCCCAAGCCGGGTCCAGCACCCACAGTCCCTCCCAAGGAAGGTGCTGGAGGTGCCGAGCACCCTGCACCGGCTGGCACCCCACCAGATAAAAGCAAGGGGGCCGGGGGGCAGTGTGGGGAGTGAGGGGCTCCCTGCCAGCTGGCCTGGCCCCCCCATCTGTCACGATGCCTTCATTAGAGCCTCTGAGTCACCTCCTGGCAGTGTGGCcatgctggggggagcagggctggccccaGGAGAAGGGTGGCTggcccctgctcccaccctgccagGTGTCCTGGCAGCCTTGTCCCTGTGCTGACACCTCGCCTCTGCTCTGCGGGGGTCCCTGCTGCACCCCCATTTCTTCCTTAACCCTTCCCCACCCAGGCtgtcacagggctggggggagacgcAGCCAGGGGAGGTAGATCTGGGCTGCACCCCGGGGAAGGGGAtggccccagggcagctggagctggcacCCTCCCCTGTGTCCTGTCTGCGCAGGCTGCTCCGGTGCCCGTGTCCCTGTCCTGTGCCTGCGCAGCCGGCTGGGGAACTGACACTTGTGGCTGTCACTCTGGGGAGCCGGCTGTGCCACCGCCTGTGTCATCCGTCACGGCAGCAACATCGGAAGCGGGGCCATGGGGGCTGCCCCCTCCACCGTGGGGACCTCGGGGACGGCCAGCCAGGGTGGCATGGTAAGAGGACATCCCCTGGGGGTGCACCTTCACCACTCCGggccctccccagggacctgcGCCTGGCTGTAACACAGAGCAGATCTGAGCCAGGGGAGCAGGAGACTCCTGGGAAATGAGATGCTGAGCAGGGTCCTGGTCAcctcttcctgtcccctcccatcGTGTCCCCGTTCCGCCTCTCACTGCAGCTTTGGGTGCTGCCGACTGTGCTTCTGTGGGCAGAGATGCATCCcctggggcagggtgggctgcctccaatcctcctctcctccccatcctcccatCCTCCCTGTCCAGCACCATCCCAGGCTCCTGGGACTCCTGGATCTCGGGCTGCACCAGTGCTGGGCATGGGTTGCACTCGCCATGGAGCAGGGACCCTCAGGAGGTGATGGCATACCGGGGCTGGCCATGAAGGGACATGCATCCCAAGGTGTctggcagctcccaggagagAGCACCCCGGCATGGGGGCAATGCGGGGCTGGCAGCACGGCTCCACAGGGGTGGCCCTGCCTGGGGGTGGCCGAGGGAGGTTGGGGTACAGCtgggggcaccgtggggctgagCTGGACATGGGACCATCAGGGCGGGCAGAGGGCAGAGGCAGCGGTGGCCGTGCACTTGCCCTGCGCCCACACACACTCCTGCTCGCCCGGCAGCCCCAGGAATGTGGCTGGCAgcgctcccagcccagctgcggGGCCGAGGCTGCCCTGgcgccctcccagcccccccggcagctcctggccctgcccggctcccgccAGCCTGCACACAGACCCCCTGTTCACTGCTGCTCCCCCACTAGCCCCCGCTCTGCGGGGCAAGGAAGGGGCACATCCTGCGTGGGGTCGCCTCTGGGCAAGAGCCCCCTTGCATGGCACTgtgcatggggacatggggacgctcGCTGCAGTAGTTCTGGCCCCCTGCCCCGCTGGAGAGCTGGGAAAAGCCACCCACGTCTGCTCTGTCCCCGGCGCGGGGGCAATCCTCACACAGCTCCCAGCCAGCACATTTGCCAAAGCTGGACCTTGGCACCTTGCTCCGAAACTGCATCGCCCTCTGCTTGCCTGTTTGCAGAGGGATGTGATGCTGTGTGTCCCTCCCCGGGCTGTGCGCTCCTGCGAGGTGCACTGGGCACTGCCCCCACCATCTTTGGGGGCTCCCAGTGCAACAGGGTCCTGGCATCACCCGTCAGGAAGGACGCAGTTGGGTATGGTGGTGCTGTGGGCGCCCTGGAGGGGTGCCCATCCTCGGGGTGTCCAGACTGTAGGGCTGGTGGTACCCTGTTTTGCGGCATTCTCTGTGTCCTGCATGAAGGGACAGGCTGGGGCACTTGGAGCTGTTTTCCAGTGGCTTCAAGTGTGGGGGACATGCCCCCCCCCCAATTCTGGTGCACACACCTGGCATCTCCCAGGAAAGGTTATCAGCTAATCATCCTGTCCCACTGTCTCTGCACGCCTCCCAAATGTCACCGTTGTCCTCGCTGGGGCAGTGAGCTCATGCTCCCCCCCGCCGTTAATGAAAGCCCCCCCAGCACTGTGTGAAGCAGCTGCCAGGGCCTTGCCCTGCCGTGGCCCTTTTGAAGTGGAGCCGAAGCTGCTGACAGCCCTGAcgggtggggagggggcctgGCACACAGTGGGTGCAGGATCGGGCCCCAAGAACTGATCCCCGGCTAGTCACAGGGCTCCATCCATCCCCCACGGCCCCCAGCCACTGTGCCAGGACTGCAGGGACAGTCGGGGTGCGTGGATGAGGGGACGCGCTGGGGACACCCCCCAGTCCTGGCCTGGGAGCCAAGCACAGGGGCTGTACCAGGGACGTTGTGGGGCATGGCTGCCGCACTGTGATGGGCACAGGCACGCTggctgcgtggggctggctgcaggggtCCCAAGTGCACCACACGCCTGccctgtggggccaggggcagggGCTCTGGGTGATcaggcagagccggggggcaAGGTCTCTGGGGTCTGTCTGTGGGACAGGTCAGAGCCCCCTCACTCCAGGTGCAGGGGAGGACCCAGGCAGGGGAATAAAGGCAGCGCTGGCAGCAGCCGTATGTGCGGTGGCCGCCCCCGCTGCCAGGCAGCCTAAAAATAGCCCCTCAGGGCTGAGGCAGATGGAGCAGAAGGGCCAGAGCCCTGTTGCTGCGggcaccctgccagccccctgcGCGGTGCCAGGGGCCAGGGGGGCCGCAAGCGGGGCCATGCAGTGCTTTGGgactgccctgagcccccgttgCCCCTGCTCCTACTGCCTGGGATCCCATCAGCTACGCCAGCCCTCCTCCCGCTCTGCTGGGAGCCATGGCATGGCATGGCCCTGGGTGGGCTCTGGACATGTGGGTGCTGCGGGCACCATGGCGAAGGCCAGGGTCTGTGTGGGGATGGGGGGTCACTGTGGGGTGCAGGTTGTCCCTGTCTTGCCTGCCACTGTGCAAGGCTTCCTCCTGGGTAGTATGGTTGGCAGAAGGTGGCTCCCCATGATGGGGTGAAGTTGTCCCACCAAAGGACACTCCTTGACATGTGCCCTGGTCCTGCAGACAGCAAGTCTCTGCCTTGTGAGGCAGCTGGAGCCCAGGACCAAGGGTCCAGTGCCTGGGCTGGGTTGGTGCAACCAGAGAAGGGACATCCCTGGGGCAGCactgcagggtgcaggcaggtgggcagaacctggggtggcagggacagctGGGCCCGCCCCAGCTGCTCTCGGCCCCTCGCCACGGCGTAGGAGAGCAAACTTCATCTCCTGGCGGGTGCAGCATTGCCATGGCAACTGGCAGGGCGCGGGCAGGCGAGCCCTGACGTGGCGTTGACAGCAGCGCGGGAAGGAGCCAGGATGCAGGGCTTGGTCTTGGGGGCATCTGGGGACACGTTTGGGCGTGTGAGTGCATGCGTGTGCATGCACAGGGGCGCAGGCAGATGTGTGCCTGCCCAAACGCCTgcttctgtgtgcatgtgtgtgtgtgtacatgggagagcacccccccacacctcccggAGGCTTTGGCTCTGTAACACTGGGTGTACCCCATTGCTCTGGCAGGGATACTCTGGACCCCAGGAGCAGCAGGTTTTCCCCAAAATTCCCCA
The sequence above is drawn from the Chroicocephalus ridibundus chromosome 6, bChrRid1.1, whole genome shotgun sequence genome and encodes:
- the SFRP5 gene encoding secreted frizzled-related protein 5; the protein is MRRAGGPPGVRGSALLALALALAGSPGGGQHYDYYGWQPESLPHGRFYGREPQCLDIPPDMQLCRDVGYKRMRLPNLLEHETMAEAKQQASSWVPLLAKQCHTDTQLFLCSLFAPVCLDRPVYPCRSLCEVVRDSCAPVMESYGFPWPEMLHCGKFPSDHELCIAVQFGNSKVTPPPVSKICTQCEMEHKADGMMEQMCSSDFVVKMRIKEMTEENGERRLVAAQKKKVLKLGPLKRKDTKKMVLHMRNAGTCPCPQLDSLSGSFLVMGRKVGGRLLLLAVYPWQKHNKEMKFAVKFMFSYPCPLYHPLLYGAGQH